TAAAGCTTCTGTCAAAGCTTTTTAAATCTACATTACGCAACCGGATGAGAACTTTTCAACATAAGCAACATAGATGCTTATCGGCAGAGTTTAATAGAGAAGTGCACATTTATGAATTTGAGAAAGGATAGATGACAAGTCAACATTGATTCAGAGTAGTGCCATGTAGAAAGCGAAACCTTTTGTTGCCTTCACTTTACTGCGGTCATAGCCCATGGTTTGCAGGCAAGTCGGGCGTATAGTTATTTGTTCTCGATCAGAAAAGATCGCTACAAATCGACGATATCTGTTTTGAAAGCGAAGACAGGTTTTCATGCGTTTTTCTGTTTTCATGAACCAGTTTGAAAAATAGGTGAAGCAATGAACTTAGCATTTTGTAAATTAATGAGGAGGTCAAAAAATGTACACCGTTACTCTTAATCCTTGGTCACCGGTACATTACGCACGATGCAATGGTCGTATTTTCAAATCAGTAATCACCACGTTGGATGAGTGGGTATCGAATTGGGCTGCCTAGAGAGTAGGATTAGAAGTTCGATCTCGACCGTGAATGCTCAGTTTAAGTGGCAACGGAATACAAGAAACAACAGTGCACTTAATTATCATGCCACTTGCAGAGCCTTAGAGAGCAGTGTGTCTTGCATAGCATCAATTATCAGATTGATCGGAAAAACAGACGCTTCAAGAATGAGGTACTacatatatttttgttttgatATCTTGTAACTAAGCGAAATTCAAAACGACTCGCCTGGACGATGTCTTTCAACTCCTTGCCTGTCGCCACCCGAGCTCGGACTCATATTCCCattcacacggcattcctcgaaggcctttccagccaAGGCACATTAGGTGGGGTATTCTGTTTATTCGTTGagctcaggcaatttttttttattcctactgcttccttaaaagaactgcaacagctgctctcatcatcagcagcaggttttgtgcatTGGCTTgaccaccaggggcactcggtgttgctgcaacactttcactgtcttgaaatctgggcataaacacctctacaaaaagcaaagccagacacacctttcgtatttaaaaaaaaatgttttcaaacattgttggctgtatctattttttattgcttttattgcTAGAgggtcagggctcctcaagctgtttctcACAGCTTTTACCTTCCTTCCTCGtaacttttgtttttgttgcggaataaaatttgatttgattttgctTTTTGACgctggatggcactgcgatcgcaggttctcaaAGGCCGCACCTTTGGGTTCTAAAGGTGTCTGACGAACGCCTCCGCCTCCGAGGCCcctagcggcaaaggcgcaatatttgtgccgtgtagccgccatccttacgcctttggatataagaacctgattctcaaaggcctttgcggtgcctgtgtgacaggggtacgACTTCTGCTTCAGGACGGGAAGACTTTGAGAAGAGAAGATAAGTGATTCGCATGCGCCCGTTGGGAATCGATTCGCTGCGAGAAACGGCACTTTCGAATAGCAGTTCCTTACTAATCAGGAAAGCTCGTGTGTCTATAGCAGTAGACCTAcagaaacaaacaagcaaaaattaATGACTCAGCGAATAAGCTGCAATAGTTCGTATTCAAGCGAAAACAGAGACAGGAGTGCCGCTCAGCCAACGCTATTAACTAACGATTCAGCAACCGCCAAATGCAAAACAGCGCTGAAAGCATGCCTCTCTTAAGCATGCTCCTGATGCATAGCGGGTTTTTGAAACactgacacacaaaaaaaattagctaCGGTTTAACAactgctgaacctagttagaTAGCGAAAGCTGTGGTTTATCGGACAAAATAGACGCGgcctggcgtctgtaacgttgagtgccttccgcacactggataggaagTGCGCCCACTCTgccaggtgacagttaaattaatggttgatcgcgagaggtatGTCACTCaattaacgctgcggcctattctcccgccctctaccggcgaatcgaaatgTAAAAGGTCAAAGTCACAGGCCATGTGAGTGAGACAACATAGTGGAcaacatatggtaaggcctatggccacacttgacctctggctcacttgaaggtcaaccggcaacacACGGCGAAATCAGCGTTacctatataataataataattggtttttggggaaacgaaatggcacagtatctgtctcatatatcgttggacacctgaaccgcgccgtaaggaaagggataaatgagtgagtgaaagaagaaaggaagaaagaggtgccgttaaattaatggttgatcgcgagaggttggtcactcaattaacgctgcggcctattctaccgccctctatcGGCGAATCGAAAGGTAAAAGGTCAAAGTCACAGGCCATGTGAGTGAGACACCAGAGTGGAcaacatatggtaaggcctatggccacacttgacctctggctcacttgaaggtcaaccggcaacacacggcgaaatcggcgttacctatataataataataattggttttgggggaaaggaaatggcgcagtatctgtctcacataccgttgggcacctgaaccgcgccgtaaagcccgtttcacatgcaagcgaaaatgccagcgaatcctgtcgcagcgacggaaaaacctgtttcgacccgtcgcggcggctcggcggGCCGGAGCGAcggggttccaacaagttggaaattttcgcagcgacagagcgatagctccgccctctgaccaatgactgcacggcggaaaagccacgtgacaagaagaggATTCGTGCGGGAAAGACGACAATGTTTGTATGCTACACGCGCTTCCGACACCACGACAACATGTCGCGTGGACTGTTCAATGAGGTGCTGATCATCGAAGTATCCAAGCGCCCACTTCTATGGGATGTTAAAGATAACTTCCGCAATAAGTCGACCAAGGAGTCCCTTTGGGAAGAAGTGAGGGACGCAATTCGAGCAATTGACGACACCGGTAAGTGAAAGCACGCTTTGTGGCGAGCTCGAAGATTATCAGCCatattttttcattgtgcagCCAACAAATTTTCATCGTCACACTGGCAGGATTCTGCAGCGTGTCAAAAACTGTTTTATGTCCCCGCGCATTCCTGCGTACTGCTCGGTGTTTATTTTTCGGTGCGCCGGCTATTGTGCGTAGATGAGCTGTATGAGAATTGTCGGCATCACGCAGCCGTGAGCAAATGTTTTTGGTTCTTAAGACACgctagctgcatcattttgtacCCTTCACTTCAATCGTGAAATGCACGACGTGCACGTTTTCATGTTCTCAGCTACGTTTGTAAATGCGGGAGGCGACCTTTCTCAGGCGTGGAGTTAATCCGGGCGCTGAGAGCCTagtaaaatcgtctcttgcgtgtatgtagagcgagcgctccgtcccgcggcactgcccgctcatcgtagtCTTGTACGTAGCATTAATCTGCAGCTTCTGAACCGCGCAAAATCAtctcgtgcgtgtccgcaaaataaatcattcatcatgtgtgtgcctcagttcagtcatgcatgcatgcataatcagtaaaactgccttttagaagaaaaaaaaactcgtgcttccGTACTGAATCGTgtgttgtaaacattttctgcAATATTCTTGTGTGCTAACAGATGAGAATTTGTACATGTTCATGCTAAACTTTGGGCCACATGTCTGCCATTGTTTCCTAATTTGCTCTATACTGCTCCATATTTCAGTAACAGTTGAGGAGATTAttgctcggtggaaaaatctaaaAGATACGTACAGGCGAAAAACTAAAGACGAAAAAGATGGGAAGAAGACTGGGTCAGGAGCCACTGCAAAGACGGCCTGGCCACATTTAAAGCAGATGGAGTTCCTGAGGGACTCCATGGAAACGAGACGGTAAGCAATTATACTAATGATGAATTGAATGTGTAAGTGACAGCAATTAACAGCCTGTACATTCTACTCAGGAGCTTCTGCAACCTCGACGCAGTGAGCCACGTGCAGgtggccagcgcagcagccgagATGagccacgccagctgcagcccagCATCGCCAGGCTCGAAAGAAGTAGAAGCATCGCCAAATGAATTTGAATGCATGTATAGTGTCCCAGGCCTTCCTGATGAACCAGGACCATCCTGTATGGCAGCAACTTCACCAGAGGTTCTCCCACATAGGGGAAACAAGCGACAGAAGAAAAGGCGgcaggaagtggaggctgctgacaGGGACATTCAGGCCGTGCGAAGTGCAATTGCAGCGCACAGGCCAATGGTTACACCGCACGTACGGACTTAAAAAAAGATGTTATTACCATCAAGATAAGAagtagttgatatttaaaaaagaagagttctttatttcttaacaaaatttgagtaatcgtggcaaaataatgcataaacattgtccatgttgacgtttgcaaaccaccgaaaccaaccgcgagctcgtattctttgccagcaacactgagattcgcagcggcagtaaacgctgtggagcgacgcatgtgaaacggaaccctgcgaaaagcatcgctgcgccgtgccgctggtcgctgagttcgctcaatcgcttgcatgtgaaccgcccttaagggaagggataaaggagggagtgaaagaagaaagggagatgtgccgtagtggagggctccggaataatttcgaccacctggggatctttaacgtgcactgacaacgcacagcacacgggcgccttagcgtttttcctccataaaaacgcagcagccgtggtcgagttcgaaccccggaacgTTACCTAGCGCAGAGAAGATTTCGCTCCAAAAATAGGCATGGAAGTACGTTTTCTTGGGCTTCACCACAATTCATTGTCTTTGCTGAACAGTAACTTGAGCTCTTTCCGCTCGGCAGCTGAGCAGATGGGAAAAAGTGCTTTGCTTGCTCTGAGCATGGAAAGGCACCGAGAGAGGAAACGCGGGCCGAGGTCTAGGGAGGCGGTCTAATGGGCCGTGAGGATCACGCCTTGCCATGGAGGTGGAGATAGATGGATGCGATTTTGAGGATTCAAGGCGGGTCGCATCGGCTCGGGCTTGAAACAAACTGGGAGCACGCTCGACTGCGCTTAGCTCCCATTTACGAGACGTCAGCGTGTAAGATTGGTGCTTGTGACTGCTGCAGTTCACAAAGGATGACTTGCATTTTTTGTGAATTATTTTCTTTTAACTCTATTTCAAGAATCGATTTGCAGTGCGTGCCTCCGCGGCacgttgcagtttttttttctgcatgctgcTTTTGCACGGCGCGCTGTTTGAATTGTTTACGAAACTATAGGTAGGTGAGACACGCGCCGTGTAGTGCTGTATGTTACTTTCGCTTCTACTTAAGACTCAAGTGACAACGTCTAGAGTAATCGTGTAATGCTGGATCTGACAAAAGCAGTAATCGCGAATTATATTTTAGTTGTAACAATTATttcgttatattttttttttgaagccaaaATTATCCCTATACTGAGGCGACACCCGTCGAAACAAAGTGAATTTGAACCTGTTAAAATTCTCTACTGGACTTCGTCAAATCAGcaagcctttttccattcatttaatcactgattcatatttcatcacaccttcacccattattgatgccctgtggcaataaatttggcttaaatttaaaaaaaagctgttAAAAAGGCTTCGTTAAGTTTGCTGACTGGTTGTTCAGGGCCCCAACTTCGGCAGGTTGCGAGTGGCaagtattatttttttt
This portion of the Amblyomma americanum isolate KBUSLIRL-KWMA chromosome 10, ASM5285725v1, whole genome shotgun sequence genome encodes:
- the LOC144106680 gene encoding uncharacterized protein LOC144106680; its protein translation is MFVCYTRFRHHDNMSRGLFNEVLIIEVSKRPLLWDVKDNFRNKSTKESLWEEVRDAIRAIDDTVTVEEIIARWKNLKDTYRRKTKDEKDGKKTGSGATAKTAWPHLKQMEFLRDSMETRRSFCNLDAVSHVQVASAAAEMSHASCSPASPGSKEVEASPNEFECMYSVPGLPDEPGPSCMAATSPEVLPHRGNKRQKKRRQEVEAADRDIQAVRSAIAAHRPMVTPHVRT